In one Chitinophaga sancti genomic region, the following are encoded:
- a CDS encoding TonB-dependent receptor: protein MKSRILSMLVFVFASVFHAYSQEKVTLSGTITNKSNTETLIGVSIYIPEAKVGIMTNSYGFYSTTLPKGTYTIIISHVGYDRQEEKITLTENTKRNFGMTENSKTLDEVLIKTNTPQVNIRKPEMSTNKLSIATIKKMPAVLGEVDVLKSILQLPGVTNAQEGATGFNVRGGSVDGNLVLLDEAVVYNTSHLFGFFSVFNADVIKDLKLYKGGIPANFGGRISSVLDIYQKEGNNQEFHVNGGIGLVSSRLLVEGPIAKGKSSFVVAGRGSYAHLFLKMANEPNSAYFYDLNTKFNYKFNDKNNVFVSGYFGTDNLNFNNSFINTYGNRLFNLRWNHIFSNKIFANASAIYSDYDYQIKIKTIGMDWKAEVKNYNFKYDFKHYVSNNLTLNYGINSIYHDFNPGTIKPYGVSSAINPDQLAKKYAYENAAYISADQRLSDKLSVNYGLRYSNFQRVGAQEVYTYANDQPVIYNKEFHIYEEADPTGTINYKKNKKIASFGNLEPRVAIAYSLNNDNSIKASYNRMSQYVHLISNTASASPLDIWAPSDKYLKPEILDQVALGYFHNFKDDKYSLEAETFYKKIKNKADYIDGADLLGIDAIERVLLNGEARAYGLELMLKKNTGKLTGWVSYTLSKAQQRTPGRNADEPGINNGEWYRANYDKLHNLSVTGAYSVSPKWSFGAILTFQTGKAATFPNGKYLYQSVTVASYGARNENSLSAYHRLDVSATYTPKPNKKKGWQGEWNFSIYNLYNRNNAASYSFRQNEETGRNETRRISIFGIVPSVTYNVKL from the coding sequence ATGAAAAGCAGAATCCTATCCATGCTGGTATTCGTTTTTGCCTCGGTATTCCATGCCTATTCGCAGGAAAAAGTCACCCTCAGCGGCACGATCACTAACAAGTCCAATACCGAAACACTCATCGGCGTAAGCATTTACATTCCGGAAGCGAAAGTAGGTATTATGACCAATTCCTACGGATTTTATTCCACAACATTGCCTAAAGGAACTTACACCATTATCATAAGCCATGTGGGTTATGATCGCCAGGAGGAAAAGATCACGCTGACCGAAAACACAAAACGGAACTTCGGAATGACGGAAAACAGTAAGACGCTGGATGAAGTTTTAATTAAAACCAATACGCCGCAAGTGAACATCCGCAAACCTGAAATGAGTACCAATAAACTATCCATCGCCACGATCAAAAAGATGCCGGCCGTTTTGGGAGAGGTAGATGTCCTGAAATCGATCTTACAGCTTCCCGGGGTAACCAATGCCCAGGAAGGTGCGACGGGATTTAACGTAAGAGGAGGATCTGTTGATGGAAACCTGGTATTGCTTGATGAAGCCGTTGTTTATAATACCTCGCATCTATTCGGTTTCTTTTCTGTCTTCAACGCTGATGTGATCAAAGACCTGAAACTATACAAGGGCGGTATACCCGCTAATTTCGGAGGACGTATATCATCGGTACTGGATATTTATCAAAAAGAAGGAAACAACCAGGAGTTCCATGTTAACGGCGGGATCGGATTAGTTTCCAGCCGATTGCTTGTTGAGGGTCCCATCGCTAAGGGTAAAAGCTCTTTTGTTGTCGCGGGAAGAGGATCGTATGCCCATCTTTTTTTAAAAATGGCCAATGAACCCAATTCAGCCTATTTCTACGATCTGAACACCAAGTTCAATTACAAATTCAATGATAAGAACAACGTATTTGTTTCAGGATACTTTGGCACTGACAACCTGAATTTCAATAACAGTTTTATCAACACCTATGGTAACAGACTTTTCAATCTCAGATGGAACCATATATTCTCCAATAAAATATTTGCCAATGCATCTGCAATTTACAGTGACTATGACTACCAGATCAAGATCAAGACCATCGGTATGGACTGGAAAGCAGAGGTAAAAAATTATAATTTCAAATATGATTTCAAACATTATGTTTCGAATAACCTCACTTTAAACTACGGTATTAACTCAATTTATCACGATTTCAATCCCGGAACGATCAAGCCGTATGGAGTGAGTTCAGCGATCAATCCGGACCAGTTAGCCAAAAAGTACGCTTATGAAAATGCAGCATATATTAGTGCCGACCAACGCCTCAGCGATAAATTATCCGTGAATTATGGACTCCGTTACAGCAACTTTCAAAGAGTAGGCGCGCAGGAAGTCTACACCTATGCCAATGATCAGCCGGTCATTTACAATAAGGAATTTCATATTTATGAAGAGGCTGATCCAACCGGAACGATCAACTATAAAAAAAATAAAAAAATAGCCAGCTTCGGCAACCTGGAACCAAGGGTCGCCATTGCCTACTCGCTAAACAATGATAATTCTATAAAGGCGAGCTACAATAGAATGAGCCAGTATGTTCACTTGATCTCCAATACCGCATCTGCAAGCCCACTTGATATATGGGCCCCTTCTGACAAATACCTTAAACCAGAAATTCTAGACCAGGTAGCACTGGGCTACTTCCACAATTTCAAAGACGACAAGTATTCTCTGGAAGCTGAAACATTCTATAAAAAAATAAAGAATAAAGCAGATTATATCGACGGCGCAGATCTGTTAGGGATCGATGCTATAGAAAGAGTGCTTTTGAATGGCGAAGCAAGGGCTTATGGCCTGGAACTGATGTTGAAAAAAAATACAGGTAAGCTGACCGGCTGGGTTTCCTATACACTTTCTAAAGCGCAACAAAGAACACCGGGCAGAAATGCAGATGAACCGGGTATCAACAACGGAGAATGGTACAGGGCGAATTATGACAAATTGCATAATCTATCTGTTACAGGCGCTTATTCAGTAAGTCCGAAATGGTCTTTTGGAGCTATTCTCACTTTCCAAACCGGAAAAGCAGCGACATTCCCCAATGGAAAATATTTATACCAGAGTGTTACTGTTGCGAGTTACGGCGCAAGAAATGAGAATTCTTTATCTGCTTACCACCGTTTAGATGTCTCTGCGACCTACACACCTAAGCCCAATAAGAAAAAAGGGTGGCAGGGAGAGTGGAATTTCAGCATCTACAATCTTTACAACAGGAACAACGCGGCATCCTACTCTTTCAGACAGAACGAAGAAACCGGAAGAAACGAGACAAGAAGAATATCCATTTTCGGCATTGTTCCAAGCGTAACCTACAACGTGAAACTTTAA
- the istB gene encoding IS21-like element helper ATPase IstB has protein sequence MKSKEKISGHCRQLRLGAIGSQVESIADNASAEGISYLEFAEKLLDIEIQHRNLKDMERKTKEARLPITHNLQEYDCSLVEGMPASRLEQLKELTWLDQKFNLIVLGPNGIGKSFLSAGLCHHALKNGYRAYFRAMDEIMTMLRTRDISKPAMADYKRLQKAHLVVIDDIMMIDIARNEANAFFHFINMLHEKTSFIITTNKSPKEWAETIGDEVITTAILDRILYRCEILKLNGESFRLKNRKTIFSSID, from the coding sequence ATGAAATCAAAAGAAAAGATTAGCGGGCATTGCAGACAACTTAGGCTGGGCGCAATAGGGTCTCAGGTTGAGTCAATAGCAGATAACGCTTCTGCTGAAGGAATTAGTTATCTGGAATTTGCTGAAAAGCTATTGGACATTGAGATCCAACACAGAAATCTAAAAGATATGGAACGTAAAACAAAAGAGGCCCGTCTGCCTATCACCCATAATCTTCAGGAATATGATTGCTCACTGGTAGAAGGAATGCCTGCTTCCCGACTTGAACAACTGAAAGAATTGACCTGGCTGGATCAGAAATTTAATCTAATTGTCCTCGGTCCAAACGGCATCGGGAAATCATTCCTGTCTGCGGGGCTATGCCATCATGCCCTCAAAAATGGCTATAGGGCCTATTTTAGAGCTATGGATGAAATTATGACCATGCTCAGAACAAGAGACATCTCTAAACCCGCCATGGCTGACTATAAACGCCTGCAAAAGGCCCACCTGGTCGTTATCGACGATATCATGATGATCGATATTGCCAGGAATGAAGCGAATGCATTCTTTCATTTTATCAATATGCTCCATGAGAAAACATCCTTCATCATCACTACTAATAAATCGCCAAAAGAGTGGGCTGAAACGATTGGAGATGAAGTTATTACGACAGCTATCCTTGATAGAATTTTATATAGATGTGAAATATTGAAATTGAACGGGGAGAGCTTTAGGTTGAAAAACAGAAAGACAATCTTCTCATCAATCGATTAA
- a CDS encoding alpha/beta fold hydrolase, with the protein MKFRSLILSLLFILCSFKGQAQSAFNVKVVGTGSPILLFPGFGCTGEVWQGITGELSKHYECHIFTFAGFGDVPPIGRPWLSTIKEAVIQYVNSHKIRSATIIGHSLGGTLGLWLAETEPTMFKKIIVVDALPCTGALMMPNFKPENIGYDNPYNQRIREMDSTTFREMAKQQVAYMMLNKEKRSKVVEWFLEADRSTYVDGYVDLLKLDLRNALIKIPVVILAATYPNKAVIEKNYNEQYANVNEKTIYYADNAAHFIMYDQPEWFLSKITESLK; encoded by the coding sequence ATGAAATTCAGATCCCTCATTTTAAGTTTATTATTTATTTTGTGTTCCTTCAAGGGACAGGCGCAGTCAGCTTTTAATGTAAAGGTTGTAGGAACAGGAAGTCCCATCCTGTTATTCCCCGGTTTTGGCTGCACGGGTGAAGTATGGCAGGGAATTACCGGCGAATTATCCAAACATTATGAGTGCCACATTTTCACCTTTGCAGGCTTTGGAGATGTTCCCCCTATCGGTAGGCCTTGGTTGTCAACTATTAAAGAAGCAGTGATTCAATATGTGAACAGTCATAAAATTCGGAGCGCCACTATCATTGGGCACAGCCTGGGCGGTACACTGGGATTGTGGCTGGCAGAAACTGAGCCAACAATGTTCAAAAAAATCATAGTAGTGGATGCCTTACCATGTACAGGAGCTTTGATGATGCCTAACTTTAAGCCGGAAAATATAGGATATGATAATCCATATAACCAAAGGATACGGGAAATGGATAGTACAACATTTCGCGAAATGGCCAAACAACAGGTAGCGTATATGATGTTGAATAAGGAGAAGAGAAGTAAGGTCGTTGAATGGTTTTTGGAAGCAGATAGATCCACTTACGTAGACGGGTATGTTGACTTACTGAAGCTAGACCTCAGAAACGCTCTTATAAAAATACCGGTTGTTATCCTGGCAGCCACTTACCCCAATAAAGCGGTGATTGAAAAAAACTACAACGAACAATATGCAAATGTTAATGAGAAAACAATTTACTACGCCGACAATGCTGCTCATTTTATCATGTATGATCAACCAGAATGGTTCTTATCTAAAATAACCGAAAGCCTGAAATAA
- the istA gene encoding IS21 family transposase, translating into MDKKTMSNWIMYHEIHRLAREGLSNLAIAKYAVCDRRTIARYLAMSESEYEEFLIKQNSRPKVLDKYEDFVKGRLIAAPGASAAQMLDWLKEHYKDLPRLNPKTVYNYVMGIRQKYNIPLETIEREYFVVEELPYGQQAQADFGEYYLRNSEAKKKKVHFFTMMLSRSRMKYVYFSSIPFTTDTTINAHEAAFQYFNGITAELVYDQDKLLLSNEQIGDLLLTSKFKAYVREQALGLHFCRKSDPESKGKIENVVKYVKGNFLYGRVYYDIETLQQQVLGWLTRTGNGVAHSTTRKVPFAEWDIEQGYLKPWMPVKNKPAYILRYLRKDNTFSLEGNFYSVPQGTYKKDVEVKIYRKENELHVYSQQDEFLCKHSIANSKGNKIINSDHKRDKSQKLNVLMEEVAAMFTDRSLAIKFFEMIREQKARYLRDQLLAIREAILEHDQKTYDKVLEKCVREKYASAIVFRDLLKMHEQENKEEYAQTGKIILLDPNSTRKAAIQPDKRDLGDYEKIFNS; encoded by the coding sequence ATGGATAAAAAGACAATGAGTAATTGGATCATGTATCATGAAATTCATAGATTGGCAAGGGAGGGGCTAAGTAATTTAGCCATAGCAAAGTACGCAGTATGCGATAGACGCACCATAGCCCGGTATTTAGCAATGAGTGAATCGGAGTACGAAGAGTTCCTGATAAAACAGAATAGCCGCCCGAAAGTTCTGGACAAATACGAAGACTTTGTAAAAGGAAGACTGATAGCAGCTCCTGGAGCCAGTGCTGCGCAAATGTTAGACTGGCTTAAAGAACACTATAAGGATCTGCCACGGTTGAATCCCAAGACAGTTTACAACTATGTAATGGGTATCCGGCAGAAGTACAACATTCCGTTAGAAACCATCGAGAGGGAATACTTTGTAGTAGAGGAGTTACCCTATGGTCAACAGGCACAAGCCGACTTTGGAGAGTATTATCTTCGGAACAGTGAGGCAAAAAAGAAGAAAGTGCATTTCTTCACCATGATGTTATCCCGCTCCCGGATGAAATATGTCTACTTCTCATCCATTCCTTTTACAACAGACACCACTATCAATGCCCATGAAGCTGCATTCCAGTATTTTAATGGGATTACAGCTGAATTGGTTTATGACCAGGATAAACTATTGTTGTCTAATGAGCAAATAGGTGATTTGTTGCTTACTTCAAAATTTAAAGCTTATGTACGTGAACAGGCTCTGGGCCTTCATTTTTGCCGAAAAAGTGATCCGGAAAGTAAGGGCAAAATAGAAAATGTCGTGAAATATGTAAAAGGAAACTTCTTATATGGCAGGGTCTATTATGACATAGAAACCCTTCAGCAGCAGGTCTTAGGGTGGTTGACGCGAACCGGAAATGGGGTAGCACATTCCACCACAAGAAAAGTGCCTTTTGCCGAATGGGACATCGAACAGGGTTATTTAAAGCCATGGATGCCGGTAAAAAACAAGCCAGCTTATATTTTACGGTACTTAAGGAAAGATAATACATTTTCGCTTGAGGGTAATTTTTATTCAGTGCCCCAGGGAACCTACAAGAAGGATGTCGAGGTCAAAATCTATCGCAAAGAAAATGAATTGCATGTCTATAGCCAGCAGGACGAGTTTTTGTGTAAACATAGTATCGCAAATAGTAAAGGCAACAAAATCATCAATAGCGATCATAAAAGAGATAAATCTCAAAAGCTGAATGTTTTGATGGAAGAGGTTGCGGCAATGTTTACCGATAGGTCTCTGGCTATCAAATTTTTTGAAATGATCCGGGAACAAAAAGCCAGATATCTGAGAGATCAGTTATTAGCTATCAGGGAGGCCATTCTGGAGCATGATCAAAAAACCTATGATAAGGTATTGGAGAAATGTGTTAGGGAGAAGTATGCCAGTGCTATTGTCTTCAGAGATCTTTTAAAGATGCATGAGCAGGAGAATAAGGAAGAATATGCCCAGACAGGGAAAATTATTCTTTTAGATCCTAATAGCACCAGAAAGGCGGCTATACAGCCAGACAAAAGGGATCTGGGTGATTATGAAAAGATTTTTAACAGTTAA
- a CDS encoding RNA polymerase sigma factor: MSKKEQFATIYEQHQAKVFRMCKGYFKGEEQTANDTVQEIFIKIWQHLESFRNDSQISTWIYRITVNCCLQHTRKSAIKREIPMQELPDAVQVDYDPIVEEQLKKMYSCIGQLEATDRLIITMILEAMDYDEIAKIIGISADTLRVRVHRIKKKLTNCVQL; this comes from the coding sequence GTGAGTAAAAAAGAACAGTTTGCCACCATCTACGAACAACATCAGGCCAAGGTATTCAGGATGTGCAAAGGGTATTTCAAGGGAGAGGAACAAACCGCCAACGATACAGTTCAGGAGATATTTATTAAAATATGGCAACACCTGGAAAGCTTCCGCAATGATTCCCAGATAAGCACCTGGATATACCGGATCACTGTTAATTGTTGTTTGCAGCATACAAGAAAGTCAGCTATAAAAAGAGAAATTCCGATGCAGGAACTTCCAGATGCAGTACAGGTAGATTACGACCCAATCGTGGAAGAGCAATTGAAAAAAATGTATTCCTGTATTGGGCAGTTGGAGGCCACAGACAGATTAATTATTACCATGATTTTAGAAGCAATGGATTACGACGAAATTGCTAAAATAATAGGTATATCCGCTGATACTTTGCGGGTGAGAGTGCATCGTATTAAAAAGAAACTAACTAATTGTGTACAATTATGA
- a CDS encoding sensor histidine kinase, whose protein sequence is MYKPLHKKTMDANWMLQLVILEKYRFQRHLSLIAFCILVLYYSPADYVEPFETYNRLVIFFEIILLAYGNMYFFVPKFLFRNKYLSYGLFLLSGMVLSYYVHEVFADSFERDLLPNEDDNINFFTFSFMTLVLIVASAAVKFFQRWISDTRLIHDLELANANSELEQLKNQINPHFLFNMLNNANVLIEDDPKKASQVLVKLSDLLRYQLYDSSREKVLLTSEIHFLEDFLNLEKVRRDNFNFLISKEGELSGVQVPPLLFISFVENAVKHNNDSAKLSYLNLYFDVCHDELFFKCVNSKPALKAVNKSGGLGLANIKRRLELLFPSLHDLIIEDNSETYCVTLTLKL, encoded by the coding sequence ATGTATAAACCTTTACATAAAAAAACAATGGATGCCAATTGGATGCTTCAGTTAGTTATTTTGGAAAAATACCGGTTTCAAAGGCATCTGTCGCTGATTGCCTTTTGCATTTTGGTTTTGTATTATAGCCCGGCAGACTATGTAGAACCTTTCGAGACCTACAATCGACTGGTTATTTTTTTCGAGATAATTCTGTTAGCCTACGGTAACATGTATTTTTTCGTTCCTAAATTCTTGTTTAGAAACAAATACCTGAGCTATGGCCTCTTCTTGCTTTCAGGCATGGTCCTTTCGTATTACGTTCACGAAGTTTTTGCTGATTCGTTTGAACGAGATCTATTACCTAACGAGGATGATAACATTAATTTTTTTACCTTTTCCTTTATGACATTAGTGCTTATTGTAGCATCAGCCGCAGTTAAGTTTTTTCAGCGGTGGATATCTGATACGCGACTGATCCATGATCTGGAACTGGCAAATGCCAATAGTGAACTGGAGCAGCTCAAGAATCAAATCAATCCACACTTTCTTTTTAATATGCTTAATAATGCTAACGTGTTAATCGAAGATGATCCTAAAAAAGCTTCTCAGGTTTTGGTGAAACTAAGTGACCTCCTTCGTTATCAGCTTTATGACAGCTCTAGAGAAAAGGTTCTACTCACTTCAGAGATCCATTTCTTAGAAGACTTTCTGAACCTGGAAAAGGTCAGACGGGATAATTTCAATTTTTTAATATCAAAGGAAGGCGAATTAAGCGGTGTTCAGGTTCCTCCCTTATTATTTATTTCATTTGTCGAAAATGCTGTAAAGCATAATAACGACTCTGCGAAATTATCCTACTTGAATTTGTATTTTGATGTATGCCATGATGAGCTTTTTTTCAAATGCGTAAACTCGAAACCAGCGTTGAAAGCAGTAAATAAATCAGGAGGATTAGGTCTGGCCAATATTAAACGACGACTAGAACTGCTGTTCCCATCTTTACATGATTTGATAATAGAAGACAATTCGGAAACGTACTGCGTCACCTTAACTTTAAAACTATAA
- a CDS encoding IS630 family transposase (programmed frameshift) yields the protein MIRYTVKLTKSEVEELHSIINKGSHTSQTFRMAYILLNCDDGKYSEKVTNEQISKVLKVGMRTIDRVKKKFIEEGFEGVLERRPSNRIYESKVDGDIEAKLVTLCCSEPPKGFARWSLRLLADKMVELKYVEKISHVTVRKGLKKNELKPWKSKGWVIPPHCNSEFVAKMENVLDVYKRPYNADYPVICMDESPKQLVDETRQSVAMKPGQERRVDYEYVRHGMVNIFIANEPLKGKRFVEVTAFKARKDWAMFIKEIADKKYPKAKKITLVMDNLKTHTGAAFYETFEPKEAKRLCDRFEFIYTPKHGSWLNMAEIELHVCSRYWTVYSFWQLRMYNKNCQIGVHFGRQN from the exons ATGATACGCTATACCGTTAAATTAACAAAAAGTGAAGTTGAAGAATTACACAGCATAATAAATAAAGGTTCACATACTTCTCAAACCTTTCGTATGGCTTATATTCTATTAAATTGTGATGATGGAAAATACTCGGAAAAAGTGACCAACGAGCAAATAAGTAAAGTTTTGAAAGTTGGGATGCGCACAATAGATCGGGTTAAGAAGAAATTTATTGAAGAAGGCTTTGAAGGGGTATTAGAAAGACGGCCTTCAAATCGTATTTACGAGTCTAAAGTGGATGGAGATATAGAAGCGAAGTTAGTCACATTATGCTGTAGTGAGCCACCTAAGGGATTTGCTAGATGGTCGTTACGGCTCCTGGCAGACAAGATGGTTGAATTAAAGTATGTAGAAAAGATCTCTCATGTAACAGTAAGAAAGG GTCTTAAAAAAAATGAACTTAAGCCCTGGAAATCAAAAGGGTGGGTAATCCCACCGCATTGTAATAGCGAATTTGTGGCAAAGATGGAGAATGTGTTAGATGTATATAAAAGGCCTTATAATGCTGATTATCCTGTTATTTGCATGGACGAGTCGCCAAAACAGTTAGTCGATGAAACGAGACAATCAGTTGCCATGAAGCCTGGTCAGGAAAGAAGAGTAGATTACGAGTACGTTAGACATGGCATGGTAAATATATTTATAGCAAATGAACCATTGAAAGGGAAGCGTTTTGTGGAGGTAACTGCATTCAAAGCCAGAAAGGATTGGGCAATGTTTATTAAAGAAATCGCAGATAAGAAATATCCCAAAGCGAAAAAGATAACCCTGGTGATGGATAATTTAAAAACGCACACGGGTGCTGCATTTTATGAGACCTTTGAACCCAAAGAAGCAAAAAGGCTGTGTGACAGATTTGAATTCATCTATACCCCAAAACATGGAAGCTGGTTAAATATGGCCGAAATAGAATTGCACGTGTGTAGTCGGTATTGGACAGTGTACAGTTTTTGGCAATTAAGGATGTACAATAAAAATTGCCAGATAGGGGTACATTTTGGAAGGCAAAACTAA
- a CDS encoding LytR/AlgR family response regulator transcription factor: MNCIIVDDEPLARKAIQKLVHQTENLEVIASFNGAEATKDFLATNAVDLVFLDIQMPGVNGIEFARTIPKNTLVVFTTAYHEFAAESYEVDAIDYLIKPVKLERFQKAVEKANTYCKLFRTDHTNSNIENITTDYIFVRSERRIFKIHFSDILYIEGLKDYVIVYLENQKVITLMNIKTIHELLPKNFFVRVSKSYIINVDNIDSVDNNTVYIGKNEIPIGNIYRDYFFSEFVTRKILSK, translated from the coding sequence ATGAACTGCATAATAGTAGATGACGAGCCATTAGCAAGAAAGGCGATCCAAAAACTGGTTCATCAGACAGAAAATCTGGAAGTTATCGCATCATTTAACGGAGCAGAAGCTACTAAGGATTTTTTGGCAACAAATGCCGTCGACCTGGTGTTTCTGGACATTCAAATGCCGGGAGTGAATGGGATCGAATTTGCCAGAACCATTCCCAAAAACACCTTAGTGGTATTTACCACAGCTTATCATGAATTTGCTGCTGAGAGCTATGAGGTCGATGCTATTGACTACCTGATCAAACCTGTAAAACTGGAGCGCTTTCAAAAGGCGGTCGAAAAAGCAAACACGTATTGTAAATTATTCCGTACTGATCATACCAACAGCAATATAGAAAACATAACCACTGATTATATTTTTGTAAGATCAGAACGCAGAATATTCAAAATACATTTCAGCGATATACTTTATATTGAAGGCTTAAAAGATTATGTGATCGTTTACTTAGAGAATCAAAAAGTGATCACGCTTATGAATATTAAAACTATTCATGAATTGCTTCCAAAAAATTTTTTTGTCAGGGTCAGTAAATCTTACATCATTAATGTAGACAACATAGATTCTGTAGATAACAATACAGTTTACATAGGGAAGAACGAAATTCCGATCGGTAATATTTACCGGGATTACTTCTTTAGTGAATTTGTAACCAGAAAAATTTTAAGTAAGTGA
- a CDS encoding IS630 family transposase (programmed frameshift): MIRYTVKLTKSEVEELHSIINKGSHTSQTFRMAYILLNCDDGKYSEKVTNEQISKVLKVGMRTIDRVKKKFIEEGFEGVLERRPSNRIYESKVDGDIEAKLVTLCCSEPPKGFARWSLRLLADKMVELKYVEKISHVTVRKGLKKNELKPWKSKGWVIPPHCNSEFVAKMENVLDVYKRPYNADYPVICMDESPKQLVDEVRQSVAMKPGQERRVDYKYVRHGMVNIFIANEPLKGKRFVEVTAFKARKDWAMFIKEIADKKYPKAKKITLVMDNLKTHTGAAFYETFEPKEAKRLCDRFEFIYTPKHGSWLNMAEIELHVLNGQCLNRHISTIEKVKEEVTEWQIHRNNKNSQINWQFTNKEARVKLKRLYPSINN; the protein is encoded by the exons ATGATACGCTATACCGTTAAATTAACAAAAAGTGAAGTTGAAGAATTACACAGCATAATAAATAAAGGTTCACATACTTCTCAAACCTTTCGTATGGCTTATATTCTATTAAATTGTGATGATGGAAAATACTCGGAAAAAGTGACCAACGAGCAAATAAGTAAAGTTTTGAAAGTTGGGATGCGCACAATAGATCGGGTTAAGAAGAAATTTATTGAAGAAGGCTTTGAAGGGGTATTAGAAAGACGGCCTTCAAATCGTATTTACGAGTCTAAAGTGGATGGAGATATAGAAGCGAAGTTAGTCACATTATGCTGTAGTGAGCCACCTAAGGGATTTGCTAGATGGTCGTTACGGCTCCTGGCAGACAAGATGGTTGAATTAAAGTATGTAGAAAAGATCTCTCATGTAACAGTAAGAAAGG GTCTTAAAAAAAATGAACTTAAGCCTTGGAAATCAAAAGGGTGGGTAATCCCACCGCATTGTAATAGCGAATTTGTGGCAAAGATGGAGAATGTGTTAGATGTATATAAAAGGCCTTATAATGCTGATTATCCTGTTATTTGCATGGACGAGTCGCCAAAACAGTTAGTCGATGAAGTGAGACAATCAGTTGCCATGAAGCCTGGTCAGGAAAGAAGAGTAGATTACAAGTACGTTAGACATGGCATGGTAAATATATTTATAGCAAATGAACCATTGAAAGGGAAGCGTTTTGTGGAGGTAACTGCATTCAAAGCCAGAAAGGATTGGGCAATGTTTATTAAAGAAATCGCAGATAAGAAATATCCCAAAGCGAAAAAGATAACCCTGGTGATGGATAATTTAAAAACGCACACGGGTGCTGCATTTTATGAGACCTTTGAACCCAAAGAAGCAAAAAGGCTGTGTGACAGATTTGAATTCATCTATACCCCAAAACATGGAAGCTGGTTAAATATGGCCGAAATAGAATTGCACGTATTGAATGGACAGTGCCTGAACAGGCATATATCTACAATCGAGAAGGTAAAAGAAGAGGTCACTGAATGGCAAATTCATCGAAACAATAAGAACAGCCAAATAAACTGGCAATTCACAAACAAAGAAGCAAGAGTGAAGTTAAAAAGATTGTATCCGTCAATTAATAATTAA